TCCAACTTTCCTACCATGTTAACCAGAAGTGTGCTGAGAAAAGCACCTCGCGCTTTTTCTCcctttttacaaaaaagaaatctaGCTTTACATGAATATATTTCTCATGATATTCTCAGAAAGTTTGGTGTGGACGTTCCTCGTGGTGCTCCTGCTCGGAGCGGTGAAGAGGCAGAAAAGGTTGCTCGTGATCTTAAAGTCACAGATTTGGTAGTTAAAGCTCAAGTTCTAGCAGGCGGTCGTGGAAAGGGCCAATTTGACAGTGGCCTGCGTGGAGGAGTACGGCCTGTTTATGATGCTACAGAAGCGAGAATGTTTGCTGAACAAATGATCGGTCATAAGTTAATTACCAGACAAACTGGTCCTGCTGGAAAGATTTGCAATGTTGTCTATGTTTGCGAGAGGAAGTTTATTCGTAAAGAGTATTACTTCGCTATTTTAATGGATCGTGAGAACCAATGCCCCATGATAGTCGCCTCCGACCAAGGAGGTGTTGACATTGAGACTGTAGCAGCTGAAAATCCTAGCGCTATCATCAAACGATCTCTTCCCAACAGTCCAAATCTTGACCCTCATATCGCAGAAGAACTTGTTGACAAACTCGGCTTTTCCTCTTCTAGCAAGCCAAAGGCCGTTGACGCAATCGTCAAACTTTACAAAGTATTCAATGATTGTGATGCTACACAAGTAGAGATTAATCCCCTTGCTGAAACTACTGATCACAAGGTGTTGTGCATGGATGCTAAGCTGAACTTTGACGATAATGCCGAATTTCGTCATTCCAACATTTTCGTTTTGCGGGACATTTCTCAAGAAGATCCTGATGAGGCTAGGGCTGCCAAGGTTGGGTTGAACTTTATCAAATTGGACGGTAACATTGGTTGTTTGGTCAATGGTGCTGGTCTCGCAATGGCCACTATGGATATCATCAAACTTCATGGTGGTGAACCTGCTAATTTCCTTGATGTCGGTGGTAATGCTAATGCTGAAGCAATTCGTGAGGCATTCTCTCTCATCACTAATGATCCCAAAACTACTGCTATCTTTGTGAACATTTTTGGAGGTATTGTTCGATGCGACGTTATTGCCAAAGGTCTTATCTCGGTAGTATCAGCGTTGAATCTGAACATACCTATTATTTGCAGACTTCAAGGAACCAACCAAGGTGCTGCCAAAGAGGTAATCAACAACTCAGGTCTCCGTATTTTCTCATTTGATGATCTTGATGAAGCAGCTAAGAAGGCTTGTCGTTTCAGTCGCGTTGTCGAAATGGCACGTGAAGCCGATGTGAATGTTAGCTTCGAGCTACCTTTGTAGGCTGCTAATTTTAACGGCTTTAATGtataattgtttacaacCCCCTTTTCTTATTATCATTACGACATACGGCATCATGGAATGATTTTATATAATGACTTGTGTATATAGAATTCTTAGCACAGCTGTTTACCATGTCTTAAAGAAATGgtttgttatttttcttctttatatattttatacaCATTTACAGTTATATAGTAGCATAGTTGAACATCGCGATCGTAAACTCGTGTATTTGATACTATACCGATCGACGAGTGCACTTCTTAACAATCCGACGTTTTCTATTTTAGGGGAAATGTTAAATTGTAATAGTTCTACTATGCTCTTAAATTAATgcaattttgaattttgtttccaaaaataaaacaaatgttttctttaatgttcattaatatataaACGTTATTACATAGATAATTCATAActagttttttaaaacgaGTAGCTTGTTCTCAAATCGAGCAACCTTTCGAATGATCTTCTGTATTCCCAACCGATTTCTGTTGTCGGCTCTAATTTTGCGTTGGAACAGGTGAACTAGATCCTTAATAGAAATGGGACCAGCTCTTAAAGCCTTCATTACCTCTGCCTCCGTAATCAGATTAGAATCTAAAAGCAcgttaataaattttctgGTAAATGTAAAACTTTAGCATACCATCAATTGGAACATTTGTAGTATCTCCCACAACCTCCACTTGATCTCCTACACTCGTTTCTGTAGACCCCATGCTAGGGACCATACGGGGAA
Above is a genomic segment from Schizosaccharomyces pombe strain 972h- genome assembly, chromosome: III containing:
- the lsc2 gene encoding succinate-CoA ligase beta subunit Lsc2, with the protein product MLTRSVLRKAPRAFSPFLQKRNLALHEYISHDILRKFGVDVPRGAPARSGEEAEKVARDLKVTDLVVKAQVLAGGRGKGQFDSGLRGGVRPVYDATEARMFAEQMIGHKLITRQTGPAGKICNVVYVCERKFIRKEYYFAILMDRENQCPMIVASDQGGVDIETVAAENPSAIIKRSLPNSPNLDPHIAEELVDKLGFSSSSKPKAVDAIVKLYKVFNDCDATQVEINPLAETTDHKVLCMDAKLNFDDNAEFRHSNIFVLRDISQEDPDEARAAKVGLNFIKLDGNIGCLVNGAGLAMATMDIIKLHGGEPANFLDVGGNANAEAIREAFSLITNDPKTTAIFVNIFGGIVRCDVIAKGLISVVSALNLNIPIICRLQGTNQGAAKEVINNSGLRIFSFDDLDEAAKKACRFSRVVEMAREADVNVSFELPL